TGTATCTTCAAGGTGGCTTTATATCCTTCAAATGTTTGATTGGCATCAAATGTATATCGTCCTTCTACCTTATTGATGCCCTCAATTTCTTGCATAGAATATAGTTCATCTTTTGTAATTTGGCTATAATGGACATTTAAATCAGCTAAATTATGCTCTTCAAAATATTCTTTCGTATAAGCACTAAGTTCATTGCTTAGCGTGTTAAGTCCAGTATAGAAGAAAGTACCTACTGCAATAACTACTACAATGGCGATAAATTGCCCGATCGACTGCTTTATATCTCTTAATAATTTTAAGGGTAATTTTTTCATTACCACTCAATCCCCTTAATACTTTCTGTTACGTCATTCGTTATCACTTCTTCTATTTTTCCACTTTTCACTTTGATAACTCTATCAGCAATTGGGGCGATGGCAGAATTGTGCGTAATTAAGACGATACATTTTTGTGTTTCCTTATTTAAATTCTGAAGCAAATTTAGTACTGATTTACCTGTCTGATAGTCTAATGCACCAGTCGGTTCATCACAAAGTAATAATAAAGGATTTTTGGCAACCGCTCTAGCAATCGCAACCCTTTGCTGTTCACCACCAGACAGCTGTGAAGGAAAGTTATCCTTACGTTCATTAAGTCCTACACTCCCCAGTACTTCCTTAGCATCCAAATGATCATTACACACTTCAGAAGCAAACTCTACATTCTCCAAAGCAGTTAAGTTCGGGATTAAATTATAAAATTGAAATACAAAACCTACTTCTTCTGCCCGAAATGACGTTAATTTCTTTTCATCGTATTGTGTAATGTTATTTCCATTCACAAATACCTCTCCTGAAGAGGCAACATCCATGCCTCCGAGAATATTTAAAATGGTACTCTTTCCTGCTC
This is a stretch of genomic DNA from Bacillus solimangrovi. It encodes these proteins:
- a CDS encoding ABC transporter ATP-binding protein; this translates as MKKRLIEFKNVTKEYQLGDVSIKALDGVDFTIYEGEFVVILGASGAGKSTILNILGGMDVASSGEVFVNGNNITQYDEKKLTSFRAEEVGFVFQFYNLIPNLTALENVEFASEVCNDHLDAKEVLGSVGLNERKDNFPSQLSGGEQQRVAIARAVAKNPLLLLCDEPTGALDYQTGKSVLNLLQNLNKETQKCIVLITHNSAIAPIADRVIKVKSGKIEEVITNDVTESIKGIEW